One genomic window of Cannabis sativa cultivar Pink pepper isolate KNU-18-1 chromosome 2, ASM2916894v1, whole genome shotgun sequence includes the following:
- the LOC115718697 gene encoding transcription factor GTE7, with amino-acid sequence MASAVLANRNETNWPQPRAKFMGKVPKQKKSKRQFQFHATAGDVNGGCQIDESSAVTQTASDDASSINHRRSGELNLGNPQYVSFNMASFSRKELGELKNRLIMELDRTRQLQNRIDTGEFVTLPKKSGPGKKSGLKRPFPSNSNQFAKESSSNFKRSHWDNPILMKNCSPILSKLMKHKHAWVFNKPVDALAEGLHDYHDIIKRPMDLGTVKSNLAKNLYTSPVDFASDVRLTFHNAMTYNPKGHDVNAMAEQLLARFEELYQPLKEQLEEGPGPERPYEDELQASSWDHVEPERPKREEPSYRAEKKQEPERVPAPASSSNPAPPPPLPPPSVQSPVRTPSPMKAPPVKPLKQPKPKAKDPNKREMNMEEKHRLGVGLQSLPQEKMEQVVQIIKKRNGHLKQDGDEIELDIEAVDTETLWELDRLVTNWKKMVSKIKRQALMNNTIGSNNNNNHSMNAHKGNVESRASEKVEASPPEPKKAKKGGGGGVEARDEDVDIGDDMPMSSFPPVEIEKDVGEHHPNVGGGGGASSSSSSSSSSSSDSSSSSDSDSGSSSGSDSDDDNAHS; translated from the exons ATGGCTTCGGCCGTTTTAGCGAACCGAAACGAGACCAATTGGCCACAACCCAGAGCGAAATTCATGGGGAAAGTTCCTAAGCAGAAAAAATCTAAGAGGCAATTCCAATTTCATGCAACTGCAGGTGACGTTAACGGGGGATGTCAGATCGATGAGTCTTCGGCCGTGACCCAGACGGCGTCGGACGATGCGTCTTCGATCAATCATCGGAGATCGGGCGAGCTCAATTTGGGTAATCCTCAATATGTATCGTTTAACATGGCATCGTTTTCTAGGAAAGAGCTTGGAGAGCTGAAGAATCGGCTAATAATGGAGCTTGATCGAACTCGACAATTGCAGAACCGAATTGATACAGGAGAATTCGTTACTTTGCCTAAGAAATCTGGACCAGGGAAGAAATCGGGTTTAAAGCGTCCTTTTCCCTCGAATTCGAATCAATTCGCTAAAGAATCGAGCTCCAATTTCAAGCGATCGCATTGGGATAACCCAATTTTGATGAAGAATTGCAGTCCGATATTATCTAAACTGATGAAGCATAAGCACGCATGGGTCTTTAACAAGCCCGTTGATGCCCTAGCTGAGGGGCTCCACGATTACCACGACATAATCAAACGCCCGATGGATCTGGGTACCGTTAAATCGAACCTCGCCAAGAATCTCTACACATCGCCTGTGGATTTTGCATCTGATGTGAGGCTAACGTTTCACAACGCCATGACTTATAATCCCAAAGGGCACGATGTTAACGCTATGGCTGAACAACTTCTGGCTAGGTTTGAGGAGCTGTATCAGCCTCTGAAAGAGCAATTGGAAGAAGGGCCTGGACCAGAACGGCCTTACGAAGATGAATTACAGGCGAGTTCTTGGGATCATGTGGAGCCCGAGAGGCCTAAACGGGAAGAGCCTTCGTACAGAGCAGAGAAGAAACAAGAACCCGAACGGGTTCCTGCTCCGGCGAGCTCGTCAAACCcggctcctcctcctcctctccCGCCTCCTTCCGTACAATCACCAGTCCGTACACCTTCCCCTATGAAGGCTCCTCCAGTCAAGCCTTTGAAGCAGCCGAAGCCGAAGGCAAAGGATCCTAACAAGAGGGAAATGAACATGGAAGAGAAGCACAGATTGGGAGTTGGGTTGCAGAGTTTGCCACAGGAGAAGATGGAGCAAGTTGTTCAGATCATTAAGAAGAGAAATGGGCATTTGAAACAAGATGGTGATGAGATTGAGCTCGACATTGAAGCTGTCGACACAGAGACTCTCTGGGAATTGGATCGTCTTGTTACTAATTGGAAGAAGATGGTCAGCAAAATTAAACGGCAAGCTCTCATGAACAATACAATTGggagcaacaacaacaacaaccatagCATGAATGCCCATAAAGGCAATGTG GAATCGAGGGCAAGTGAAAAGGTGGAAGCCAGTCCACCTGAGCCGAAAAAGGCAAAGAAAGGAGGTGGAGGAGGAGTAGAAGCTAGGGATGAAGATGTTGATATTGGTGATGATATGCCAATGAGTAGCTTTCCTCCTGTTGAGATTGAGAAAGATGTTGGAGAACACCATCCTAATGTCGGTGGCGGCGGTGGTGCGAGTAGTAGCTCTAGCAGCTCAAGCAGTTCAAGTAGTGATTCCTCATCATCCAGTG ATTCAGATTCTGGTAGTAGTTCAGGGAGTGATTCCGATGATGATAATGCCCACTCGTAG
- the LOC115718696 gene encoding uncharacterized protein LOC115718696, translating into MGSGKKRSSESLEVETELGQLDTPINEVVSSDKLKKKTKKKKKIEKGDGDGDDNDDESPYSSSSAAAGVVVNTVKPMERRKKRKALDKVRHHSENEQVKLKKTEVVQVKASSNVEESSSSVGVLPEFHIGVFKDLSCSDASLREAAVEALVTELEHVQKVYDRLETKDAIESGLKLEAEKDDGLNQCAPSLRYAIRRLIRGVSSSRECARQGFALGLTMVIGSIPSVKVESLLKLITDLLEVTSSMKGQEARESLLGRLFAYGSLARSRRLVEEWNSNRDTPYIKEFTSLVIALAVKKRYLQEPAVSVILDLVEMLPTEAVLKHVLEAPGLSEWFAGATEVGNPDALLLALKLHEKTSADSAMFGKLLPNPFCANELFSADHLSLLATCLKESTFCQPRVHSVWPVLVNLLLPESLLQAGDVVSLSSSMKKHKKSRKSSSSEEEIVKNLQCFIEVIIEGSLLLSSHDRKHLAFDVLLLLLPRLPASFVPLVLSYKLVQCLMDVLATKDSWLYKVAEHFLKEISNWVKHDDVKKVAVIVALQKHSNGKFDSVTRTKTVKEFMADFDTESGCILFIKNLKGMFVDESHPSEEPSDQSQTTDDNSEMGSVEDKESLGALGNSDFLKTWIVESLPSVLKNSKLDNEAKFRVQKEIMKFLAVQGVFTASLGTQVTSFELEEKFEWPKVATSSALCKMCIEQLQLLLANAQKGEGSRAKINGVEPNDLGSYFMRFLSTLRNIPSISVFRPLEDEEESVIKKLIKTETSLSREERNSGISNEANRLHAIRYLLIQLLLQILLRPREFSDAATELIICCKKAFPTPDILESSGEEDNDDDAAPAVMDVLVDTLLSLLPQSSAPMRTAIEQVFKHFCDDITDDGLLQMLRVIKKTLKPARHQVAESDDDVDEDEDDEDFLNIEDEDEVIDNAETAETGESEEQTDDSEAVGGLEEVHNDVSAASDDSDGGMDDDAMFRMDTYLAQIFKERKAQAGSETAQYQLVLFKLRVLSLLEIYLHENPGSPQVLLVYSNLARALVSPPTAESSEQLRQRIWGILQKKIFKAKEHPKGEEVQLPALESLLQKNLKLASKPIKKKKLANKKQSASWNRQKMIASLAQNSTFWILKIIDGKNLPEAKLQGVIDIFQRVLVEYFDSKKSQIKSEFLKDIFRRRPWIGRQVLGFLLEKCGNTKSDYRRIEALDLVMEISKSLGPANNTDALPKIWSSHLPSLCHLIEVLATNKPEKQSRRADIRKFCGKIFQTMKSTGLEERFLSSLNEEGGALCRPQVSK; encoded by the exons ATGGGTAGTGGTAAAAAGAGAAGTTCTGAATCATTGGAAGTCGAAACTGAATTGGGTCAATTAGATACACCCATTAATGAGGTTGTTTCGAGTGATAAATTGAAAAAGAAgaccaagaagaagaagaagattgaaaagggtgatggtgatggtgatgataatgatgatgagtctccttattcttcttcttctgctgCTGCTGGTGTTGTTGTGAATACGGTTAAGCCTATGGAGAGGAGGAAAAAGAGAAAAGCTTTGGATAAAGTGAGGCACCATTCTGAGAATGAACAAGTTAAGCTCAAAAAAACGGAGGTTGTTCAAGTTAAGGCTTCTTCTAATGTGGAGGAGTCATCATCATCTGTTGGTGTTTTGCCTGAGTTTCACATTGGTGTTTTTAAGGATTTGTCTTGTTCTGATGCTTCTTTGAGAGAAGCAGCTGTTGAAGCATTGGTAACTGAGTTGGAGCATGTTCAGAAAGTATATGATAGACTTGAGACTAAGGATGCTATTGAAAGTGGGTTGAAGTTGGAAGCTGAGAAAGATGATGGCTTGAATCAATGTGCACCCTCTTTGAGATATGCCATTAGGAGGCTCATTCGTGGTGTTTCTTCATCCAGAGAG TGTGCAAGACAAGGTTTTGCATTAGGTTTGACAATGGTAATAGGCAGCATACCCAGCGTTAAAGTGGAGTCTCTGCTGAAACTCATAACTGATTTGTTAGAAGTTACTTCTTCAATGAAGGGTCAG GAAGCTAGAGAGTCTCTTTTGGGTCGTTTATTTGCTTATGGTTCTCTTGCCCGGTCTAGGAGACTTGTTGAGGAATGGAATTCTAATCGGGATACTCCTTACATAAAGGAATTTACCAGTCTCGTAATTGCCCTTGCAGTCAAGAAGCGATACTTGCAAGAGCCTGCTGTGTCGGTTATTTTAGATTTGGTTGAAATG TTGCCCACGGAAGCTGTATTAAAACATGTGTTAGAGGCACCAGGACTTAGTGAGTGGTTTGCGGGAGCTACAGAAGTTGGAAATCCTGATGCCTTGCTTCTGGCTTTGAAACTCCATGAAAAAACTTCGGCTGATAGTGCAATGTTTGGTAAACTTCTGCCAAATCCATTCTGTGCTAACGAACTTTTTTCTGCCGACCATCTGTCGCTGCTTGCTACTTGTTTGAAG GAATCAACCTTTTGCCAGCCTAGAGTTCACAGTGTGTGGCCTGTTCTGGTAAATCTTCTTTTACCCGAAAGTCTTTTGCAAGCTGGCGATGTAGTGTCTCTTTCAAGTTCTATGAAGAAGCACAAGAAAAGTCGAAAATCTAGCTCTTCTGAAGAAGAAATTGTAAAGAACTTGCAGTGCTTCATCGAAGTGATTATTGAAGGATCTCTTCTTCTGTCATCTCATGACCGTAAGCACTTGGCATTTGATGTTCTTCTTCTACTATTGCCAAGGTTGCCTGCGTCTTTTGTACCGCTTGTTTTGTCATACAAACTTGTCCAGTGCCTGATGGACGTACTGGCCACCAAGGACTCGTGGCTTTACAAAGTTGCTGAACATTTTCTTAAAGAAATATCGAATTGGGTTAAGCATGATGATGTCAAAAAGGTTGCTGTTATTGTTGCTCTACAAAAACACAGCAATGGAAAATTTGACTCCGTTACACGAACAAAAACGGTTAAGGAATTTATGGCTGACTTCGATACAGAATCTGGCTGCATACTGTTTATTAAGAACTTAAAGGGCATGTTTGTGGATGAAAGTCATCCTTCTGAGGAACCTTCGGATCAGAGTCAAACAACTGATGACAATTCAGAGATGGGTTCAGTTGAAGACAAAGAATCACTTGGGGCTTTGGGAAATTCAGATTTTTTGAAAACTTGGATTGTTGAATCATTACCTAGTGTATTGAAGAATTCGAAGCTTGATAATGAAGCCAAGTTCCGTGTTCAAAAAGAGATAATGAAGTTTCTAGCTGTTCAGGGTGTGTTTACTGCATCTCTTGGCACTCAAGTAACATCATTTGAGCTAGAAGAGAAGTTTGAATGGCCGAAAGTAGCCACTTCCAGTGCTCTTTGCAAGATGTGTATCGAACAACTTCAGTTGCTGTTGGCAAATGCTCAAAAGGGCGAAGGTTCACGTGCTAAGATAAACGGTGTTGAGCCAAATGACCTTGGTTCATATTTCATGCGTTTTCTAAGTACTTTACGGAATATTCCATCAATTTCTGTATTTCGACCAttggaagatgaagaagaaagtgTAATTAAGAAATTGATAAAGACAGAAACTTCACTCTCAAGAGAG GAGAGGAATAGCGGGATTAGCAACGAGGCGAACAGATTGCATGCAATAAGGTACTTGCTCATCCAGTTGCTTTTGCAAATTCTCCTACGGCCAAGAGAGTTTTCAGACGCTGCCACTGAATTAATTATATGTTGTAAGAAGGCTTTTCCAACTCCTGATATTCTTGAATCTTCTGGGGAAGAGGACAACGATGATGATGCTGCACCTGCAGTAATGGATGTTCTTGTAGATACATTGCTTTCATTGTTGCCACAGTCATCGGCTCCTATGCGAACTGCTATTGAGCAG GTTTTCAAACATTTCTGTGATGATATCACGGATGATGGTCTTCTGCAAATGTTACGAGTAATTAAGAAAACACTAAAACCTGCTAGGCATCAAGTTGCTGAGAGcgatgatgatgttgatgagGATGAAGATGACGAAGATTTTCTGAATATTGAAGATGAGGATGAGGTGATCGATAATGCTGAGACAGCTGAAACCGGTGAAAGTGAGGAGCAGACAGATGACTCGGAGGCTGTAGGGGGGCTCGAGGAAGTTCACAATGATGTTTCTGCTGCTTCGGATGATTCTGATGGAGGAATGGATGATGATGCTATGTTCCGAATGGACACATACCTTGCTCAGATCTTTAAAGAGCGAAAGGCTCAGGCTGGGAGCGAAACTGCTCAGTATCAGCTCGTTCTTTTCAAACTTCGTGTACTTTCGCTGCTGGaaatttacttgcatgaaaacCCGG GTAGCCCACAAGTTCTCTTGGTGTATTCCAACTTAGCACGAGCACTTGTTAGTCCACCAACCGCAGAAAGTAGCGAACAGCTTCGGCAACGCATATGGGGAATTCTACAAAAGAAGATATTTAAAGCGAAGGAGCACCCGAAGGGTGAAGAAGTGCAACTACCTGCTCTCGAGTCTTTGTTGCAAAAGAATTTGAAGTTGGCGTCGAAGCCaattaagaaaaagaaactTGCTAATAAGAAGCAATCAGCGTCTTGGAACCGACAGAAGATGATTGCTTCGCTTGCACAGAACTCGACTTTCTGGATACTCAAGATCATTGATGGGAAAAATCTTCCAGAGGCTAAGTTGCAAGGGGTTATTGATATTTTCCAGCGCGTTCTGGTAGAATATTTCGATAGTAAAAAGTCACAAATCAAGTCAGAATTTTTGAAAGACATATTTCGCAGAAGGCCATGGATTGGACGTCAAGTGTTGGGTTTCCTCTTGGAGAAATGTGGCAATACGAAATCCGACTATCGAAGGATTGAAGCGCTTGATTTAGTAATGGAAATATCCAAGTCACTTGGTCCAGCCAATAACACAGATGCATTGCCCAAAATTTGGAGCAGCCATCTCCCTAGCCTGTGTCACTTGATAGAGGTCTTGGCAACAAATAAGCCCGAAAAGCAGTCGAGGAGGGCTGATATACGAAAATTTTGTGGTAAGATCTTTCAAACCATGAAGAGCACCGGCTTGGAAGAGCGTTTTCTTAGTTCTTTAAATGAAGAAGGCGGTGCACTGTGTCGACCCCAAGTGAGCAAATAG
- the LOC115720954 gene encoding UDP-N-acetylglucosamine transporter UGNT1: MSLKGSISEKNLMLPISDPPRDEDRERLLRADDKLFRGSSMTRRGAYAAISYMSCAVLLVIFNKAALSSYSFPCANVITLFQMICSCCFLYALRRWRLISFTVSESLTAPDNGMTLVPLKTVRHTLPLSGAYLLYMLATMESVRGVNVPMYTTLRRTTVVFTMIMEYVLAGQRYTSPIVGSVGLIVLGAFIAGARDLSFDAYGYSIVFLSNITTAIYLATIARIGKSSGLNSFGLMWCNGIVCGPILLLWTFIQGDLKMTLNFPFLLSPGFMAVLLCSCILAFFLNYSIFLNTTLNSALTQTICGNLKDLFTIGLGWMIFGGLPFDLFNVIGQFLGFFGSGLYAYYKLIGK; encoded by the exons aTGTCTCTGAAGGGTTCAATCTCCGAAAAGAATCTGATGCTGCCGATATCCGATCCTCCCAGGGACGAAGACAGAGAAAGACTCCTCCGAGCCGATGACAAACTCTTCAGAGGATCATCCATGACCAGGCGTGGAGCTTATGCTGCTATTTCTTACATGTCTTGTGCAG TGTTATTGGTTATTTTCAACAAAGCAGCTCTTTCATCGTATAGCTTCCCTTGTGCAAATGTCATCACTCTCTTTCAG ATGATATGTTCATGTTGTTTTCTTTATGCTTTAAGACGCTGGAGATTAATTTCATTCACGGTCAGCGAATCCTTGACAGCTCCGGATAATGGGATGACTCTCGTGCCATTAAAGACCGTGAGGCATACCCTTCCTCTTTCAGGAGCCTATTTGCTTTACATG CTAGCCACCATGGAGTCCGTACGTGGAGTAAATGTTCCCATGTATACCACTCTCAGGCGCACCACAGTGGTATTTACTATGATAATGGAGTACGTTTTGGCAGGGCAAAGATACACATCTCCTATTGTTGGAAG CGTTGGATTGATCGTTCTTGGTGCATTTATTGCGGGAGCTCGGGACTTATCATTTGATGCCTATGGCTATTCTATAGTTTTCTTATCAAACATCACAACTGCAATATATCTTGCAACCATAGCCCGTATTG GGAAATCCAGTGGACTTAACAGCTTTGGCCTGATGTGGTGCAATG GAATTGTATGTGGACCAATTTTGCTGCTGTGGACATTTATTCAGGGTGATCTGAAGATGACTCTAAATTTTCCTTTTCTGCTCTCACCTGGTTTTATG GCTGTGTTGCTTTGTTCCTGCATACTTGCTTTTTTCTTGAACTACAGTATATTTCTTAATACAACGCTCAATTCAGCACTCACGCAGACAATTTGTGGTAATCTGAAG GATCTGTTTACCATTGGTCTTGGCTGGATGATTTTTGGCGGGCTTCCATTCGATCTT TTTAACGTTATTGGTCAATTCCTTGGCTTTTTTGGATCCGGATTGTATGCATACTATAAGCTCATCGGGAAGTAA
- the LOC115719793 gene encoding probable aspartic proteinase GIP2 has protein sequence MAFSFYFLLFTNLFFSNIITPSIAKPPVFKPQAVLIPVIKDASTKQYIAKINQRTPLVPLKLTIDLGGDILMISCQKGYVSSTYKPSRCGSATCNRAGQISTSCNDCVKGPKPGCNNNTCSVSPYNPFTLRSTGGELAQDIIAIHSTNGHNVGTKVFIQNIVFCCGNTYNVVDLSPDYFIGVKSIKINNKALKLNTTLFSISAKDGTGGTKISTSQPYTTLETSIYKAVVGEFSKALAEVPRVKAVAPFSLCFNSTSIGITRTGPAVPQIDLVLQNNNVWTIFGANSMVKVRNGVLCLGFVDGGKLYFQDFDIPYSPTAIIIGGHQIEDNLLEFDLVASRLGFTSSLLFSQTSCSFKFNFTSNNAYVE, from the exons ATGGCTTTCTCATTTTATTTCCTTCTGTTCACCAATCTTTTCTTCTCCAATATTATTACTCCCTCCATAGCCAAACCACCAGTCTTCAAACCCCAAGCTGTGCTTATCCCAGTAATCAAAGATGCTTCCACCAAACAATACATAGCAAAAATAAACCAAAGAACACCTCTAGTCCCACTCAAACTCACCATAGATCTCGGAGGTGATATCCTTATGATCAGCTGCCAAAAGGGCTATGTCTCTTCAACCTACAAGCCATCAAGATGCGGCTCTGCGACGTGCAATCGCGCTGGCCAAATCTCGACGAGCTGTAATGATTGTGTAAAGGGACCAAAACCAGGCTGCAACAACAACACCTGCAGTGTCTCCCCTTACAACCCTTTCACCCTTAGAAGCACTGGTGGTGAATTAGCACAAGACATCATAGCAATCCATTCCACAAATGGACACAATGTAGGGACTAAGGTATTCATCCAAAACATTGTTTTCTGCTGTGGCAACACCTa TAATGTTGTTGACTTGTCTCCTGACTATTTCATTGGAGTAAAGTCGATCAAGATCAACAACAAGGCTCTTAAGTTAAACACAACGTTGTTTTCCATTAGTGCAAAAGATGGAACAGGTGGAACAAAGATTAGTACTTCTCAGCCTTATACAACATTGGAAACTTCCATATACAAAGCTGTTGTTGGTGAATTTAGCAAAGCATTGGCTGAAGTTCCAAGAGTGAAGGCTGTGGCGCCATTCAGCCTTTGTTTTAACTCGACAAGCATCGGTATCACCCGAACAGGGCCTGCAGTCCCTCAGATTGATTTGGTGTTGCAGAACAACAATGTGTGGACAATTTTTGGTGCCAACTCGATGGTTAAGGTTAGAAATGGTGTGTTGTGTCTTGGATTTGTTGATGGTGGTAAACTTTACTTCCAAGATTTTGATATTCCATACTCTCCCACTGCTATTATAATTGGAGGACATCAAATTGAGGACAATCTTCTTGAGTTTGATTTAGTTGCTTCAAGGCTTGGTTTCACCTCATCTCTTCTTTTTAGCCAAACATCTTGttcatttaaatttaactttACTTCTAATAATGCTTATGTTGAGTAA
- the LOC115721116 gene encoding uncharacterized protein LOC115721116, with protein sequence MELANGGSIHGRETEEDMDRETSADTPLREPSPLYHSHYAGTVRQRAYIFDGSGNFYNKEWDLAEGRGEEFCWYHVELPKGSQKLSQSAQYLIGVLCPPLKLQDILSLISNGPFCGHVDGALVFRVNSPGPASSDFTFRIAARITENSVITVSLGRVPRLGFSRMGQSLLSEIPSVESPTYYRGQQKEGSGTVIREHVLEFLLTMNHSEEADNPVPKSVSNLVVHIIDTHVDQLQDMVTKLEIDLDAVELELDKGGFALKKQMLDDRRFPKMHLNLQRLLQVIAHGEQVFPRVKEKSTSKRWFCSEDIVALEELIGRLRRLKENVGFIANRVTALQAGLDSWQAEQINRKLYYLSFLSIIFLPLSVITGVFGMNVGGVPWTGQRDPRIKDGFRNVMILCVAMLFLVLLCFIFPYLYSRIAAWSRSRAMKKSWSLNRRSFLKRTIGGSGVSQERGGYLRL encoded by the exons ATGGAGTTAGCAAATGGGGGGTCAATCCATGGAAGAGAAACAGAAGAAGACATGGATAGAGAGACCTCAGCAGACACTCCATTGAGAGAGCCTTCTCCTCTATACCATTCTCATTATGCTGGTACTGTTAGACAGAGAGCTTATATATTTGATGGTTCAGGAAATTTTTACAATAAAGAATGGGATCTTGCTGAAGGGAGAGGTGAAGAGTTTTGTTGGTACCATGTTGAGCTTCCAAAAGGGAGTCAGAAACTCTCTCAATCTGCTCAGTATCTCATTGGTGTTCTTTGCCCACCATTGAAACTCCAAGACATTCTTTCACTCATTAGCAATGGACCCTTTTGTGGACATGTTGATGGAGCTCTTGTGTTTAGAGTTAACTCACCTGGTCCTGCTTCTAGTGATTTTACCTTTAGGATTGCTGCTAGGATTACTGAGAATTCGGTTATTACTGTTTCGTTGGGGCGTGTTCCTAGATTGGGATTTTCTAGGATGGGCCAGTCTTTGCTCTCTGAGATTCCTAGTGTGGAGAGTCCAACTTATTATAGAGGTCAGCAAAAGGAAGGGAGTGGAACAGTGATAAGAGAGCATGTTCTTGAGTTCTTGTTGACTATGAATCATTCTGAAGAGGCTGACAATCCTGTCCCCAAATCTGTCTCAAATCTTGTGGTTCATATCATTGACACTCATGTGGATCAACTTCAAGATATGGTGACTAAACTTGAGATTGATTTAGATGCTGTTGAGCTTGAGTTGGATAAAG GTGGTTTTGCTCTAAAGAAACAAATGCTAGATGATAGAAGATTCCCCAAAATGCATCTTAATCTGCAGCGCCTTCTGCAG GTAATTGCACATGGAGAGCAAGTATTTCCCcgagtcaaagaaaaatctacatCGAAACGTTGGTTTTGCAGTGAAGACATTGTTGCCCTTGAAGAGTTAATTGGACGGTTAAGGAGACTAAAGGAAAATGTAGGATTCATAGCCAATCGTGTTACTGCTCTTCAGGCCGGTCTAGATAGCTGGCAAGCCGAGCAAATCAACAGAAAGCTCTATTATCTTTCATTCCTCTCAATAATTTTCCTTCCATTGTCTGTCATTACAGGAG TGTTTGGCATGAATGTTGGAGGTGTTCCATGGACTGGACAGAGAGATCCTAGAATTAAAGATGGTTTTCGTAATGTAATGATACTCTGTGTAGCTATGCTATTTCTTGTTCTTCTTTGCTTCATTTTCCCATATCTTTATTCCCGAATAGCTGCATGGAGTAGGAGTAGGGCCATGAAGAAAAGTTGGTCTCTAAATAGAAGATCATTCCTCAAAAGAACCATTGGTGGTAGCGGTGTATCTCAGGAAAGAGGCGGTTACCTTAGGCTTTGA
- the LOC115718642 gene encoding KIN17-like protein, which yields MGKNDFLTPKAIANRIKAKGLQKLRWYCQMCQKQCRDENGFKCHCMSEGHQRQMQVFGQNPTRIIDGYSEEFESTFLEHMKRSHRFSRVAATVVYNEYINDRHHVHMNSTEWATLTDFVKYLGRTGKCKVEETAKGWFMTYIDRDSETLFKEKLKNKRIKADLVEEEKQEREIKKQIERAEQLMPMANVLDQSQELQPKKELKLESGVKIGFALGSSSSKIVSKEKAESSKMVFDELESEKGNKGEKRKADGSSSTKSALEELMREEEKKKEKINRKDYWLCEGIIVKVMSKALAEKGYYKQKGVVRKIIDKYVGEIEMLDSKHVLRIDQEELETVIPQIGGLIRVVNGAYRGSNARLLAVDTDKFCAKVQIEKGVYDGRVLKAVEYEDICKIVQ from the coding sequence ATGGGGAAGAATGATTTTCTGACGCCTAAAGCAATTGCCAACCGAATCAAAGCCAAAGGCCTTCAGAAGCTGCGATGGTACTGCCAGATGTGTCAGAAGCAATGTCGGGATGAGAATGGGTTCAAGTGCCATTGTATGAGCGAGGGCCACCAACGCCAGATGCAGGTCTTCGGCCAAAACCCTACTCGAATTATCGATGGGTACTCTGAAGAGTTCGAGAGTACTTTTCTCGAGCACATGAAGCGCAGCCACCGGTTTAGCCGTGTGGCCGCCACAGTAGTTTACAATGAGTACATCAACGACAGGCACCACGTTCATATGAATTCCACCGAGTGGGCTACGCTCACGGATTTTGTCAAGTACTTGGGCCGAACTGGGAAGTGCAAGGTCGAGGAAACGGCCAAGGGTTGGTTTATGACTTATATTGATAGAGATTCAGAGACCCTTTTCAAGGAGAAGTTGAAGAACAAAAGGATTAAAGCAGATTTGGTGGAGGAAGAGAAACAAGAGAGGGAGATAAAGAAACAGATTGAAAGGGCTGAGCAATTAATGCCTATGGCAAATGTCTTGGATCAGTCTCAGGAGCTTCAGCCAAAAAAGGAACTGAAATTGGAGAGCGGGGTTAAGATTGGTTTCGCGCTGGGATCATCCTCGTCGAAGATTGTAAGCAAGGAGAAGGCAGAGAGCTCGAAAATGGTGTTTGATGAGTTGGAGAGCGAAAAGGGTAACAAGGGCGAGAAGAGAAAAGCTGATGGGAGCAGCTCGACGAAATCAGCATTAGAAGAACTGATGAGggaggaggagaagaagaaggaaaagatTAACAGAAAGGATTATTGGTTATGTGAAGGAATCATTGTTAAGGTTATGAGTAAAGCCTTAGCTGAGAAAGGGTATTATAAGCAAAAAGGGGTTGTaagaaaaatcattgataaatATGTTGGTGAAATTGAAATGCTTGATAGCAAACATGTGTTGAGAATTGATCAGGAAGAGCTAGAGACAGTGATTCCACAAATTGGAGGACTTATTAGGGTTGTGAATGGCGCATACCGTGGATCGAATGCGAGGCTGTTAGCTGTGGATACTGATAAGTTTTGTGCTAAGGTGCAGATAGAGAAGGGTGTGTACGATGGTAGAGTACTTAAAGCTGTTGAGTATGAAGATATATGTAAAATTGTTCAGTAA